A stretch of the Desulfomonile tiedjei genome encodes the following:
- a CDS encoding barstar family protein — MKSLVSQHGLAFFFIDGLEIRSKDQFLEHVAGTLAFPEYFGHNWDALADCLTDMSWYGADGFVILYAAVDPFAEASREEFGTALEIFKESAEFWHDREKVMILLLSGSTEKVKGLPAIIV; from the coding sequence CTGAAAAGCCTCGTGTCTCAACATGGGCTCGCATTTTTCTTCATTGACGGCTTGGAGATCCGCAGCAAGGATCAGTTTCTCGAGCACGTGGCCGGAACTTTGGCATTCCCCGAATACTTCGGCCATAACTGGGACGCTCTTGCAGACTGTCTGACCGACATGTCCTGGTATGGGGCCGACGGGTTCGTCATTCTCTACGCGGCGGTCGATCCTTTTGCCGAAGCCTCGCGAGAGGAGTTCGGTACTGCACTGGAGATCTTCAAGGAATCGGCGGAGTTCTGGCACGACCGGGAAAAAGTGATGATACTGCTGTTGTCGGGCTCGACCGAAAAGGTGAAAGGGCTGCCGGCGATCATCGTCTAG
- a CDS encoding ribonuclease: protein MMFRHNQRFGILSLLLILVLIFVGMHIVPAGVPPADPKSHSAEPATIPVADLPPEAVQTLTLIKQGGPFPYPKDGTTFGNREKRLPARPRGYYREYTVKTPGRGDRGARRIVAGSGGEHYYTDDHYNTFKLIKE, encoded by the coding sequence ATGATGTTCCGCCATAACCAACGATTTGGTATCCTCTCTCTTTTGCTGATCCTCGTTCTTATCTTTGTCGGCATGCATATCGTGCCGGCCGGCGTTCCACCGGCCGATCCCAAAAGCCATTCCGCGGAACCAGCCACCATCCCAGTGGCGGATCTTCCGCCGGAAGCGGTGCAGACCCTCACGCTCATAAAACAAGGAGGGCCTTTCCCCTACCCCAAGGATGGCACCACTTTCGGGAATCGGGAAAAGCGGCTGCCTGCACGCCCCCGTGGATACTACAGAGAATACACGGTCAAGACCCCAGGGAGAGGCGATCGAGGGGCCAGACGCATTGTCGCGGGGTCAGGAGGTGAACATTATTACACCGACGATCATTACAACACATTCAAGCTTATCAAGGAGTAA
- a CDS encoding DUF3536 domain-containing protein: MNPPIPRYICIHGHFYQPPRENPWLEYIETQESAHPFHDWNERVAYECYTPNAHARILDEQGLLRLIINNYEYLSFDFGPTLMSWLENFAPETYHAIIEADAVSQTRRSGHGNAIALAYNHMIMPLASTRDKISQIVWGMEDFRKRFSRDPEGMWLPEAAVDKETLEILVQHGVRFTILAPKQAGRFRDSSKDQWITLNPGSIDPSRPYVCNLSEGRSIVLFFYDGPISQAIAFEKLLQSGEELRSRLLGAFSPGRTWPQLVNIATDGESFGHHHRFGEMALAFALERLLADPTVRITNYGEYLEKHPPTAEVEFIENSAWSCAHGVGRWSTDCGCSVAPKPGWNQKWRAPLRQSLDLLRDRVDRLYEKKASGFLKDPWAARDAYIDVLLGERSNIPGFLTMYASRKLHIHEREMVLKLLEMQRNRMLMYTSCGWFFDDISGIESMQVLRYAARVLQIAFPFEPRLVDDFMKRLSAAITNAKPQVHGDELFRERVMPQIADLPQVAAHVAIASAFQDAPVKERLYCYEIKINDLARDDAGERILLVGRIAVKSQITMERREFIVAVIHFGGVDLRCSVNDFKDKTKYAAVKNDLLETFSGQSSTDLIRKMDFYFPAKYFRLRDLFVEERRQIIEIVTEKVFEEQARLLETFYEKNKGLAELFVTHEARIPETFMDAARVVLNRTLMRELEKLAVGDFPDQLRAVLEEARSWKIEPDTQEAEKLIRGHILALVERLGKEPANENISAEIIEFLDLGRDLDLSLQLEEAQILFFRIVRSIEQSNEKPPPLFPELAERLAVKLSD, from the coding sequence ATGAACCCGCCCATCCCTCGTTATATTTGCATTCACGGGCACTTTTATCAGCCCCCAAGGGAAAACCCTTGGCTGGAATACATAGAAACCCAGGAGTCTGCACATCCGTTCCACGACTGGAACGAGAGGGTCGCTTACGAATGCTACACTCCGAATGCTCATGCGCGAATCCTGGACGAGCAGGGCCTGCTCAGGCTTATTATCAATAATTACGAGTACCTCAGTTTTGACTTCGGGCCCACCCTGATGTCCTGGCTGGAAAACTTCGCCCCTGAAACCTATCACGCGATTATTGAAGCCGATGCTGTCAGCCAAACACGACGATCCGGACATGGAAATGCCATAGCTCTGGCTTACAATCATATGATCATGCCACTGGCGTCCACTCGGGACAAAATTTCCCAGATAGTCTGGGGAATGGAGGACTTCCGGAAGCGATTCAGCCGCGACCCTGAAGGAATGTGGCTCCCCGAAGCCGCGGTGGACAAAGAAACCCTCGAAATTCTCGTTCAGCACGGCGTTCGCTTCACCATTCTCGCCCCTAAGCAGGCAGGCCGATTTCGAGATTCATCCAAGGATCAGTGGATCACCCTGAATCCCGGCTCCATAGACCCTTCCCGTCCGTATGTGTGCAATCTTTCCGAAGGGCGCTCCATTGTTCTGTTTTTTTATGACGGGCCCATTTCCCAAGCGATTGCGTTCGAGAAACTTCTGCAGAGCGGCGAAGAGCTTAGAAGCAGACTTCTCGGCGCGTTTTCCCCTGGAAGGACATGGCCGCAGTTGGTGAACATCGCTACCGACGGCGAATCATTCGGCCATCACCACCGGTTTGGTGAAATGGCACTGGCCTTTGCTCTGGAGCGTCTACTGGCCGATCCCACTGTACGGATCACCAATTATGGGGAATACCTGGAGAAACATCCGCCGACGGCAGAAGTCGAGTTCATTGAGAATTCGGCGTGGAGTTGCGCACACGGCGTGGGTCGCTGGTCCACGGATTGCGGCTGCTCCGTCGCGCCAAAACCCGGCTGGAACCAGAAATGGCGAGCACCGCTCAGGCAATCCCTGGATCTGTTACGCGACAGGGTAGACAGGCTGTACGAGAAAAAGGCGAGTGGGTTCCTCAAAGACCCGTGGGCCGCCAGAGATGCATACATAGATGTATTACTCGGGGAACGCTCAAACATCCCCGGGTTCCTCACCATGTATGCAAGCCGCAAGCTTCACATACATGAACGTGAGATGGTTCTGAAACTATTGGAAATGCAGCGCAATCGCATGCTCATGTACACAAGCTGCGGGTGGTTTTTCGACGATATTAGCGGTATCGAGTCGATGCAGGTGCTCCGTTACGCTGCCCGAGTTCTGCAAATTGCCTTTCCGTTTGAACCTCGCCTTGTTGATGATTTTATGAAGCGCCTGTCCGCCGCGATCACCAATGCGAAGCCTCAAGTGCACGGGGACGAACTGTTCCGCGAGCGCGTCATGCCCCAAATTGCCGACCTCCCCCAGGTGGCGGCACATGTGGCAATTGCTTCGGCTTTTCAGGACGCGCCTGTCAAGGAACGCCTGTACTGCTATGAAATAAAAATCAACGACCTTGCGAGGGATGACGCGGGCGAGAGAATTCTCCTGGTCGGCCGGATCGCGGTCAAGAGTCAGATCACCATGGAGCGGCGGGAGTTTATAGTGGCTGTGATCCACTTCGGAGGGGTTGACCTGCGCTGCTCGGTTAACGATTTCAAGGACAAGACAAAATACGCGGCCGTGAAAAATGACCTTCTGGAAACTTTCAGCGGCCAGTCGTCCACCGATTTGATCCGAAAAATGGACTTCTACTTCCCGGCGAAGTACTTCCGTCTAAGAGATCTGTTCGTCGAAGAGCGCCGCCAGATCATCGAAATTGTGACCGAGAAGGTATTCGAGGAGCAGGCCCGGCTGCTTGAGACTTTTTACGAGAAAAACAAAGGCCTGGCCGAACTCTTCGTGACCCATGAAGCCAGGATTCCGGAAACTTTTATGGACGCAGCCAGGGTCGTGCTAAACCGCACGTTGATGAGGGAGTTGGAAAAACTCGCGGTCGGCGACTTTCCCGACCAACTACGGGCCGTCCTCGAAGAAGCCAGATCCTGGAAAATCGAGCCTGACACTCAAGAGGCGGAAAAACTGATCCGCGGCCATATTCTTGCTCTGGTCGAACGCCTGGGAAAAGAGCCTGCGAATGAGAACATCTCTGCGGAGATTATCGAATTCCTGGACCTTGGCCGGGACCTGGACCTCTCTTTGCAATTGGAGGAAGCACAAATACTTTTTTTCCGAATTGTCCGTTCAATAGAGCAGTCTAATGAAAAACCGCCCCCTCTTTTTCCGGAACTTGCCGAGAGGCTGGCAGTGAAGTTGAGCGACTGA
- a CDS encoding phosphoribosylanthranilate isomerase, which yields MSSLEEALFCCEVGVGALGFTLGLPDGFHDNLTEDKARSIIAKLPQSVLPVLITYISAADEACRLVRHIGAAAVQFHGGIANEELFTFRKACPDARMIGRVTVDDESALERAGSFKPPLWDAIILDSFDPGTGRRGATGMTHDWSISAEIVQRSSLPVILAGGLNPDNVAEAVLKVRPAAVDAHTGLEEAGGARSPAKIKAFAETALKAFDLLSPIATPPQPF from the coding sequence GTGTCCTCCCTGGAAGAAGCCCTGTTTTGTTGCGAGGTGGGAGTTGGCGCGCTCGGCTTCACGCTCGGCCTTCCCGACGGATTCCACGACAACCTAACTGAAGACAAGGCCCGATCAATCATAGCAAAGCTCCCCCAGAGCGTGCTGCCGGTGTTGATCACTTACATTTCAGCTGCCGATGAGGCTTGCAGACTCGTCAGGCATATTGGAGCCGCGGCGGTTCAGTTTCACGGCGGAATCGCAAACGAAGAACTTTTCACGTTCCGAAAAGCATGCCCTGATGCCAGAATGATTGGCCGGGTGACCGTAGACGACGAAAGCGCCCTGGAACGAGCCGGTAGCTTTAAACCACCATTATGGGACGCAATTATTCTGGACTCTTTCGATCCCGGGACAGGCCGCCGCGGGGCCACGGGAATGACCCATGATTGGTCGATTAGCGCTGAAATCGTTCAGCGTTCATCCCTGCCGGTCATCCTTGCCGGGGGCCTTAATCCCGACAACGTAGCAGAGGCTGTTCTTAAGGTGCGCCCCGCCGCAGTGGACGCGCATACGGGTCTTGAAGAAGCCGGCGGAGCCAGAAGTCCGGCAAAAATCAAGGCCTTTGCGGAGACGGCCTTGAAAGCATTTGACCTTCTGTCTCCGATTGCCACCCCGCCACAACCTTTTTGA
- a CDS encoding DUF484 family protein: MQGFPTIGSSVNDELHGTATAAPGSRRSDHQRCTPHGAETPAGQDTDSLEVATCPESEPQDTNLFDDDENAQLIRSFDMIFRLHQRSEEIRSHLERIDLVLLNSRSVEQLVENTIAALEAELDLVAVRFLLKEDHPVASVFRRNASRATGIISEDFLSDEGLFRSDPFILDDPAGDLAHRLFGDSASLIASAAVAPLCHGEDELGLLCLGSDDPFRYCGGMNTDLIASMATKISLGILNAWDHQNSSLRAFKTRVEGVHTELFFEEYLEKEFNRAWRYRTTFCLLAVSWKSAYEGAVTCPDLEVVELLQGHLRSSDLAAQGEAVKLWVLLPDSNSVNAEVVAERLTDISTRYFDGEISLYIGITEFARSVPTFSMLLQQARSALDEALGHDSGNTVINIPSPPGSPATDPAEHELQQSAANQP; encoded by the coding sequence ATGCAAGGCTTTCCCACTATAGGATCTTCCGTCAACGATGAGCTTCATGGCACCGCAACAGCGGCACCAGGTTCGCGACGCTCCGACCATCAGCGATGCACGCCTCATGGCGCAGAGACCCCGGCCGGCCAGGACACGGACTCCCTCGAAGTTGCAACGTGCCCGGAATCGGAGCCACAAGACACCAACTTGTTTGATGACGACGAGAATGCCCAGCTCATCAGGTCCTTTGATATGATTTTTCGCCTTCATCAGCGTTCGGAGGAAATCCGCTCCCATCTGGAACGTATTGACCTGGTCCTGCTGAATTCCCGTTCCGTCGAGCAGCTTGTCGAAAACACAATAGCTGCCCTGGAAGCAGAGTTGGATCTGGTGGCGGTTCGTTTCCTCTTGAAGGAAGACCACCCGGTAGCTTCCGTGTTCCGGCGGAACGCGTCGCGCGCCACGGGTATTATCTCCGAGGATTTCTTGAGCGACGAAGGGCTGTTCCGAAGCGACCCTTTTATTTTGGATGACCCGGCCGGCGACCTGGCCCATCGCCTTTTCGGTGATTCGGCTTCTCTCATCGCTTCCGCGGCTGTGGCGCCGCTTTGCCACGGAGAAGACGAACTGGGTCTCTTATGCCTGGGCAGCGATGATCCTTTCCGGTACTGTGGCGGAATGAACACCGATCTTATTGCTTCCATGGCGACAAAAATTTCGCTGGGCATCCTGAACGCATGGGATCATCAGAACAGCTCGCTCCGCGCCTTCAAGACAAGGGTCGAGGGAGTACACACGGAGTTGTTCTTCGAGGAATATCTTGAGAAGGAATTCAACCGAGCCTGGCGCTACCGAACCACCTTTTGTCTCCTGGCTGTGTCGTGGAAGTCGGCTTATGAAGGGGCTGTGACCTGTCCTGACCTGGAGGTCGTCGAGCTTCTTCAAGGACATTTGAGATCGTCGGACCTGGCAGCCCAGGGCGAAGCCGTCAAGCTGTGGGTGCTCCTGCCTGACTCGAACTCCGTTAATGCTGAAGTTGTCGCTGAGAGACTAACGGACATTTCGACGCGGTACTTCGATGGCGAAATAAGCCTGTACATCGGAATCACTGAATTTGCCAGATCCGTGCCGACCTTCTCCATGCTCCTTCAACAGGCACGCTCAGCCCTGGACGAGGCCTTGGGACATGACTCCGGCAATACGGTAATCAATATTCCCTCGCCGCCAGGTTCGCCCGCGACTGATCCGGCCGAACATGAATTACAACAGTCAGCCGCCAACCAACCGTAG
- a CDS encoding cysteine synthase — MNILDLIGNTPLVKIQDPNGSNGVRILGKLEGNNPGGSIKDRIAYHMIQKAEEEGRLTKDKIILEPTSGNTGIGLSMVAASKGYRCLLTLPECVSIERRNTLRAFGAELEITVACDGTDGAIRKAHVIYESDPEKYFMPNQFENPYNIEAHYMTTGKEILEQTAGEIDIFVAGIGTSGTLMGVSRRLKEHNPAIQIVGVEPVEGHAIQGLKNMNEAIVPKIYDPKRIDKIIQVNDDQAYDTTRWLALTQGIFVGMSSGAAVYGAMQAAKDLKNGTVVCILPDRGDRYLSTTLFKSICAKCPP; from the coding sequence ATGAATATCCTTGATCTTATCGGAAACACTCCCCTGGTGAAAATTCAGGACCCCAACGGGTCGAACGGTGTGCGCATTTTGGGAAAACTTGAGGGCAACAATCCTGGTGGCTCTATAAAAGACCGTATCGCGTATCACATGATCCAAAAAGCCGAAGAAGAAGGTCGTTTGACAAAGGACAAGATCATACTTGAGCCCACTTCGGGCAATACCGGCATCGGTCTATCCATGGTTGCCGCGAGCAAAGGGTATCGCTGTTTACTGACTCTTCCCGAGTGTGTGAGTATCGAACGGCGAAACACGCTGCGAGCCTTCGGCGCGGAACTTGAAATCACGGTGGCCTGCGATGGCACTGACGGCGCGATTCGGAAGGCCCATGTGATTTACGAGTCGGACCCGGAAAAGTACTTCATGCCCAATCAGTTTGAAAACCCATACAATATCGAAGCCCATTACATGACAACAGGCAAAGAAATCCTGGAACAGACCGCGGGCGAAATAGACATCTTTGTGGCCGGTATTGGGACAAGCGGCACTCTGATGGGAGTTTCCAGACGACTGAAAGAGCATAACCCGGCCATCCAAATCGTTGGCGTCGAGCCTGTCGAGGGGCATGCCATCCAGGGCTTGAAAAACATGAATGAAGCCATCGTGCCGAAGATTTACGATCCCAAGCGAATCGACAAGATCATTCAGGTTAATGATGACCAGGCTTATGACACCACCCGCTGGCTGGCATTGACCCAAGGGATATTTGTAGGCATGAGTTCAGGCGCTGCGGTTTACGGCGCGATGCAGGCCGCTAAAGATCTTAAGAACGGCACGGTTGTGTGCATACTGCCTGACCGCGGAGATCGATACCTCAGCACTACCCTGTTCAAATCCATCTGCGCCAAGTGCCCGCCATAG
- a CDS encoding sigma-70 family RNA polymerase sigma factor, which translates to MNAVDLDDIRGSLNGDGDAYARLVKRHQPKVASQLWRFTRDKSHHEELVQDVFVEAFLSLKSYRGEAPFEHWLARITTTAGYRYWKKRTREREKPHVPIEEWHRIAEEKVEATDPSKAADLLHSLLGRLPPRDRLVLTLRYVEDLSVEETADRTGWTQTMVKVQAWRGRKKLKRLLKEAGLEIEQ; encoded by the coding sequence TTGAATGCAGTCGATCTGGACGACATACGCGGTAGTCTGAATGGCGATGGTGACGCTTACGCCCGGCTTGTTAAGCGTCACCAACCGAAGGTGGCTTCCCAACTCTGGCGGTTCACGCGGGACAAGTCACACCACGAAGAACTGGTGCAGGATGTATTTGTGGAAGCCTTCCTCAGCCTGAAATCCTACCGCGGTGAGGCACCTTTCGAGCACTGGCTTGCGCGAATCACCACTACAGCGGGATACCGATACTGGAAGAAACGCACCAGGGAACGCGAGAAACCACATGTTCCTATCGAGGAGTGGCATCGAATTGCAGAGGAAAAGGTCGAAGCGACAGATCCTTCCAAAGCGGCCGATCTCCTCCATAGCCTGCTGGGCCGACTCCCGCCCCGAGACCGGCTGGTCCTAACGCTCCGGTACGTGGAAGACCTCAGCGTGGAAGAAACGGCCGACCGAACGGGATGGACACAGACCATGGTCAAAGTTCAAGCATGGCGCGGCCGAAAGAAATTGAAAAGACTATTGAAGGAAGCCGGCCTGGAGATAGAGCAATGA
- a CDS encoding Spy/CpxP family protein refolding chaperone — protein MSKARTGIGICFLVAAILGMSAPGWAAQPMGGQDPSTLFSSPLARLITGNIGRFLVLRSELNVTPEQRAKIAATVKSHRDEIRPVAKSILEKRSALREAVLATTKNDEAIRKAANDLGKAIGDASVLASKVIGEARTALTPEQIERIHKFRAENNKAAMAWVDQIGQ, from the coding sequence ATGAGCAAAGCAAGAACGGGCATAGGGATCTGTTTTCTGGTCGCTGCAATTCTGGGGATGTCGGCTCCCGGGTGGGCAGCTCAACCCATGGGCGGGCAGGATCCTTCGACCTTATTTTCATCTCCTCTGGCACGTCTCATTACCGGCAACATTGGCCGATTCCTCGTCCTCAGGTCGGAACTAAATGTCACGCCGGAACAGCGGGCTAAGATTGCCGCAACAGTCAAGAGTCACCGCGATGAGATCCGGCCGGTGGCCAAAAGCATTCTGGAAAAAAGGAGCGCTTTGCGAGAGGCGGTCCTCGCGACCACCAAGAACGACGAAGCGATACGAAAGGCTGCGAACGACCTGGGCAAGGCAATCGGTGACGCGTCGGTGCTGGCTTCCAAGGTCATCGGAGAAGCACGGACTGCTTTAACGCCTGAGCAGATAGAGCGTATCCACAAATTCAGAGCGGAAAATAACAAGGCCGCTATGGCATGGGTTGACCAGATCGGCCAATAG
- a CDS encoding PAS domain S-box protein — MRDEDRPKKQILTELEEMRRRCADLESAETDRRAALEALQASEMKFRSVAQSAVDAIISIDANDAVVFWNQGAKDIFGYTEEEVLGRPVAMLIPERYQDAHRRGIERFLATRRPVLIGQVAELKAVRKGGIEFPIELSLSTWSTKDGTFFTGIIRDISGRTEARKALEQRTEEARQRTGELESLIQMVAHDLKSPVISIVGLVRALKSHCRNLPSDEQRDRILDQLTSSGETMEKFLKELLDGLVSEHSEPVRDQVAMDRAIRDSIHQHHQTIEERGIRIEVEIAPDLPRVWGDHHRIRQIIDNILINATRHMGDRTDPRIKIEVREYRESVLTSISDNGVGIPGKYLRKVFDRFFRVPTPGAQPGTGLGLSIAKKIVESHGGQIWAESKEGHGTTFSFTLPKSKPC; from the coding sequence ATGAGAGACGAAGACAGGCCTAAGAAACAGATCCTAACAGAGCTTGAAGAAATGCGCCGGCGATGCGCGGACCTGGAATCCGCGGAAACCGACCGCCGCGCGGCCCTGGAAGCTCTGCAGGCCTCGGAGATGAAATTCCGCTCCGTGGCACAATCGGCAGTCGATGCGATTATTTCAATAGACGCCAATGACGCGGTGGTCTTCTGGAACCAAGGCGCCAAAGACATTTTCGGGTATACCGAAGAGGAGGTCCTGGGGCGGCCCGTAGCCATGTTGATACCTGAACGATACCAAGACGCGCATCGGAGGGGTATCGAACGGTTTTTGGCCACAAGACGGCCTGTTCTAATAGGGCAGGTCGCCGAACTGAAAGCCGTGAGGAAAGGAGGGATTGAGTTTCCGATCGAACTCTCTCTTTCGACCTGGAGCACCAAGGATGGAACATTCTTTACAGGAATAATTCGAGATATTAGTGGGCGCACAGAGGCCCGAAAGGCTCTGGAGCAAAGAACCGAGGAGGCGAGACAGAGAACCGGAGAGTTGGAATCGCTTATCCAAATGGTAGCACACGATCTGAAGTCTCCTGTCATTTCAATTGTAGGCCTGGTTCGCGCTCTCAAATCTCATTGCCGCAACCTGCCTTCTGATGAGCAGAGAGATCGGATCCTGGATCAACTAACAAGTTCCGGGGAAACAATGGAGAAATTCCTGAAGGAACTCCTCGACGGCCTGGTGTCCGAGCACAGCGAACCTGTCCGCGACCAGGTTGCGATGGACCGGGCCATACGTGATTCTATCCATCAGCATCATCAAACCATCGAGGAACGCGGAATCCGCATTGAAGTGGAGATAGCTCCCGATCTTCCCAGAGTCTGGGGCGACCATCATCGGATTCGGCAGATTATTGACAATATCTTGATAAACGCGACCCGGCACATGGGGGACCGGACCGATCCAAGGATCAAAATTGAAGTCCGCGAATACCGCGAGTCAGTCCTCACCAGCATATCCGACAATGGAGTCGGGATACCCGGCAAGTATCTCCGCAAGGTCTTCGACCGCTTTTTTCGTGTTCCCACGCCCGGCGCGCAGCCCGGAACAGGCCTCGGACTATCTATTGCCAAGAAAATTGTCGAGAGTCACGGCGGACAAATATGGGCCGAGTCCAAAGAAGGTCACGGCACAACATTTTCGTTTACGCTGCCGAAATCCAAACCCTGCTGA
- a CDS encoding SIS domain-containing protein, which produces MSELDEIASKAGSAAEFAGLYTRHLATVMTRLDFQDVGRVIDLFLEARSKGSTIFFFGNGGSAATAAHFANDLGFCASPEGREPFRALSLSSNTSFITCLANDIGFENVFSWQLRNLMRAGDVVVAISASGNSPNVVKALEFAKENGGIPVALVGFDGGRLKELAEYCIHVQTDKGEYGPVEDVHMVLDHLITAYLAAMAK; this is translated from the coding sequence ATGTCAGAACTGGATGAGATTGCCTCCAAGGCCGGCTCTGCAGCCGAATTTGCCGGACTTTACACCCGTCACCTGGCAACGGTGATGACCCGGCTGGATTTTCAGGACGTGGGAAGGGTCATAGACCTTTTCCTGGAGGCTCGCTCCAAGGGGAGCACGATCTTTTTCTTTGGCAACGGCGGCAGCGCGGCCACAGCAGCCCATTTTGCAAACGATCTGGGATTTTGTGCTTCCCCGGAAGGAAGAGAGCCCTTCCGGGCTTTGAGTTTGAGTTCCAATACTTCCTTTATTACGTGCCTTGCCAATGACATAGGTTTTGAAAACGTGTTCTCATGGCAGTTAAGGAACCTTATGCGCGCGGGCGATGTGGTGGTTGCCATCTCTGCAAGCGGCAATTCACCCAACGTTGTCAAAGCATTGGAATTCGCGAAAGAAAACGGAGGGATTCCTGTGGCGTTGGTCGGCTTCGATGGTGGCCGGCTCAAGGAGCTTGCCGAATACTGCATCCACGTGCAAACGGACAAGGGTGAATATGGGCCTGTCGAAGACGTCCATATGGTGCTTGACCATCTCATAACAGCGTACTTGGCGGCTATGGCAAAATAA